The Drosophila sulfurigaster albostrigata strain 15112-1811.04 chromosome 3, ASM2355843v2, whole genome shotgun sequence genomic sequence AAAAAGATGATCCGATATTTTTGGGGTTTGCcagaaattcaaatattcacATGTTCTCGTGGGCTGACAgacatttcaatatttatgcaaGGCGACCAAAATATGAACAGAAAatagaaatgtataaattCGTGAAATGAATAATGCACATCTTCGGATTTAAAAACCTTTCTCTTTTAAATcgtaacagacagaaggatGCATCTTCGcacatataaagtatatataccacatatatatatttatacatacaaatttaatcaGAACATAGATTTCGAAAAGTGTCCGAGTATCGGGTTTACTAAACTTTTTTATACgtcttgttttttcttctgctCAATATTTATGTCAAACTTCTTGACTAAAGCgtatattcttaaatatttaaatatttatttaaagctgcCTCTAAATTCAGCGTCATCATTGGTGCGATAAGCAATTGAATTGCTCTCAGTAAATGAGGACGGTGATATAGACAGAGACTGAACTCAGCAGATTCCtaagagaagagagaaagcgagagagagagagagagagagagtgcggaTCAGAGGAGGTTAAATCTATGTGATATCATAAAATATCTTATCCCATTTATAGGGCTATCCATATATTGCGCTGTGATGTAACTTCTCTAATATTACAATGCACTTTTATAATACACTGTTGTGAATTTAAGTATACCCGtaattcgaaaaaaaataaaccacgCACAAGTTGTCGCCACTTCTAAATTCATTATCAAGAAGCCTCTGTCGGACATGCGTCAGAAAGTTGACATTGTCCCGACATTGACACCATTTGCTATCGTCTTCATTTCCGCTACGAATTTTTGAGCTGAACCCACATCTGTTCATCACGTGATAATCCCAAAATCATACAGCAATCAAAGCTATATTCTTTGtcgatttaaattaaatttttagtttCAAATTCATCTTTCCGCGAGCAGtcgaaatattcaaaatgtgcaaaataaaaattaaaacagttCTTTTCTTAACAGtacttgaaatatatttggtgGCCACAACTGCCTTCGAAGAGGTGAGAACAGTTACATAAAGCAGTGTAATACAGTGCGTGCTAAGAATGTTTacgttttctttttatcaGACATGCGAATTCGATCGAAAATTGGAAGAACAGTGCCGAATGCATAACTATAAGACAGTGAAACCTTTGCTTGACTATTTTAGGCAAGTTCGAAATGAGTTAGAAGACAAAGAAATGAAggaaaataagttaaatgaattaaattcgGATCTTATGGGAAAGTATCATGAAATTGTGAGAATTCATGAAAAATTCATGAAGGACGCAAATCTATTAGaggaatataaaaacaaagtacTTAAAGGGGAAAATGATTTGCATTTGAGCCAAAATAAAGTGGAAAGCTTAGAatctgaaattaattcaaaacaaaatattattgataaatTAGAGGAAAAACTAACCGAAAAATCCACCAACTTAGAAATTTAtcaagttcaattaaaatcacTCAAATctagtttaattgaaaaagatgaaaatataaagagaTTTAGTgagaatattcaaaatataacagaacatcagaaaacaattgaattgcaattagagcagagtaaaattaaattaataaatcaagATGAAGATGTTCAGTTATATCGTGAAGAAATCAAGACAATAAATAAGACATCCGAAAATATCAGAGAACAACAGAAAAGAATTGAATTGCAACTAAAAGATAGTCAAACTAAGTTAATAGataaagtgaaagaaaatCAGTTATGTCGAGCTGAAGTTGATAAGTTAAGTCCCACAACTTGCATCCTATTTGGAGATTCAGATGTTCATCAACTCAAAGTTTCTGGCATAGGTTTCTTCGATGTTTTATGCGATAGTCAGTTAGCTGGACCTGGATGGATTGTAATACAACAGCGAGTTGGGGGAGATGAGGATTTCAATAGGGATTGGGCAACGTATCGCAAAGGTTTCGGTTCTTATAAGAGTGATTTCTTCCTGGGACTCGAGAAAATACATCGTATCACGAGTTTGCAACGTCACGAactttatattcatttggttgCTGTGAATGGGACTGTTTACTTCGCTCGTTATGACGACTTCAAAATATCTGATGAAGACAGTGGATATAAACTGAGTTTGGGTAAATGGAATGGAACAGTTAACGATGCAATGAGAAACGTTGACAATATGAAGTTCTCAACATTCGATCGTGATAATGATTTGTATGGTGCTAATTGCGCGGAATCTTGGGGAAGTGGCTGGTGGTACAACGCTTGTTTTCATTggtaaatattgtaaattgttatttttgaaggAGTAAGCAACTGTTTTTCTCTTAtgcagtaatttaaataagaaatatttaattcaccAATCGATCGATCTTAAAGAAATTAAGATGTTAGTGCGACCCAAGCaatgaataaatgaacaaCTGTAAAGCTGAAATTTTGATGATTGACTCTTTTATgtaatgaatatgaatatgtatatatgctaCCTTAAGAAATACACTATTGAATATGTATCTTAAAATAGATCAGATTTAATCGCAtcttatattttgtatacaaaaaaatttacatttcatatGCTTCCCTGATGCTGTTCTtgagtatatttaaataattttcattgtacatttttttactattaatatacttaatatataatatcaaatattgaacattaaaattatttttataattggtTTTCACTTTATTCTTATTCTAATTCTTTATTccctattttaattttgaagaaAAGGTTAAGTATGAAATTTTCTCCTCGGGTTTTCCGATTATGAAAAACTcgcatatttttattgacattaaattttaacagCGAGGTCATCTGCATTTCCCTTTACATGCGAGTGCATGCAAGCACGCGATATTTGTCTATTGTCAACGTGTCTATTTCACTTGTGGTTTGGTACTATAACAGCAGAAGTTGCCAGTAGTTAGACACCCAACAGTTATAATTAAACGGAAGACGATGCTAGTTGTGATTAGCTATAACAGAAGAAGTTCTGTACTTCTAAGCTCAAACAGTTACACTTTTGTAGGCGAGTGCAAGCGAGTACGCGATAGTCAATTGCCAAAACAAGCACGGGCTGATCGTGTCTATCACACAGAGTGTGATAGCCAAGCGTGAAATAGAAAAGGATGCTGCTCGTAATTAGGTATAATAAAAGTCGTCAATAGTTAAGCGGAAGCAGTTGCTAGCTCGTTAAAGGCATGCCACGAGACATTGTTACAAATAACGTTGCAACGTTGAACAGATAAGGATGCTAGTGGCGGTGATGTACTATATAATAGAATGCGTTGCTATTAAGCTCAAACAGTCGCAAGTCTTTAGGCGAGTGCAAGCGAGTGCGCGATGATCGCTTCTCAAAACAAACGTTTGATGATTCGTTTCTattcaactacaacaactacttaccatatgtatgtatgagagTGTGTGCGTTAGCGCTCTATATAGTACTCACCCGTATGCACACTGACTTGCACATGTATTGtgtgaatatacatatgtacttacatatatatatttgcggctacatatttatttaaatgcacttGCAGATCGAACTATAAGTTATTGTAAATTAACTTCAtattagtatatatgtattcttgTAGATTAGGTCTGAAACGGAATAAAGCAACTATTCATTATacttatacacatacataggTACATactagtatattaatataatgaacACAGACTATAAAACCTATTCACTGGAAATTTGTATTGCAgctttacgtttttttttacttttttttaattttttgtcataCCATGTACAGTAgtctttatatataataatttatatatatattaccaacatttttttagccttacaaagttaatttaaacaaaaacgtTTACCTAAACGTGTAAGgattaacacacacaaaatgaagtaaaatagaaaatacatttctaGGGTATTTTTCAATCAGacaatattgaaattctggaaaattaaatcaaaatttgtgaGTATGTCTGTTATGTGGCTTCCAAAATAAGCGTCAGCATCGCAAAGATAAGCCAGACAATCGCTCTCACTGAATGAAGACGAACATACAGACGGAGGCTGCACTTATCAGTAGATGCCAATGAGAAGAGATAGAGTCACTGTAACATCAATATATCACCTTCGATGTTGAGCTGGACCCACATCCGTTCTACACATATTATCTCTAAAATCACAcagcaataattataatacagATATCACTTCAGGCAGGTATTTAacattaaagttatttttataattggtTTTCACTTTACCGTATTccttattttagttttaaagataatatgaaattttctCCTCGGGTTTTCCGATTTCATCAAAAAGTAGTTTGGTGCCGTAGTGGCAAGCAAAGGCGAGTGTGCTTATGGAGAAAAATGCTAAATTGGGACCATAAAAGAGTCAGTTGCAAGTCAAATCTACTGAGATGGTTAACTTCATTTTAAGGGTAAAAAAATTCGGGGGTAACTCTTCATTGTGagattcaattaaaaaaaaactcatttataCTCTTTTTAACTCAATCaagttgtttttaaatttgctgaCCAAATAGTTGTCAACTTTCTATGTTATTAAAAACTCAGTCCCATTGTCGTTTCGAAAGTATTCGAGTACTTCGGAGATTGACTTCTTATCAAAACTTGACTAGAAGAAATGGAGATTAATCAGCTGCTGCTATCGTTGTCGATGCATATTCAACTGCGGCACTGCTTTCAGCTTGCACAAcagaagctgttgctgtttctatTGAATGCTTCGAactcatatttttatattttgttaagttTCGAAGGaaacacaaaaacattaaCATGTAGTCACTTTGGtgctgcatttcaatttactatCATGACGATTCTCTAATGCAGACAATCATCCGACATTAAGATAGAGAATAGAGAATCTATGGCCGATACCCTAGGCTATCATTACTTGACCTCTCTCGTTCAGATCTTTTAAGTGGGATCCACATTCGCTGCAGACTTTCACTGACTTTAACGAAATATTCAGTTCCAAATTCACTTTGTTTGCGGACAgtcgaaacatttaaaatgagcagaataaaattaaaaggaaTTTTGTTACTAAGTGTCCTTCAAATATTCTTGATGACCACAACAATTGGAGAACAAGTGAGAACAAAGACATAATActaagcaaaacaaagagtGCTTAAAGTGTATACATTTTCTTCCTATCAGACGTGTGAATCCGATCGACAAATGGAAGAAATGTGCAGCATTCATAACTACAAAACAGTGAAACCTTTGCTCGATTATTTTAGACAGGTTAGAAATGAGTTAGAACAAAGTGAATCTAAggaaaagcatttaaatgaattaaattctgaTCTTATGGAAAAGTATCATGAAATTGTGAGAATTCATGAAAAATTCATGAAGGAGGCAGCTCTATTAGATGAATATAAAAACGAAGTAATTAAAGGGAAAAACGATTTGAAATCGtgtcaaaataaagttgataaattcgaatctgaaattaattcaaaacaaaatattattgttaaattagAGGGAAAGTTAACAGAAAAATCCACCAACTTAGAAATTTGtcaagttcaattaaaatctcTCAAATCTAGTTTAATTGACAAagatgaaaaaataaagagaattagtgataatattcaaaataacacAGAACATCAGAAAACACTTGAAGTGCAATTAGAGAAGAGTAAATCTAAATTGATAAAGCAGGATGAAGATATTCAGTTATGCCAATCTAAAATTGATACGTTAAATCGGACATCAGAAAACATCAGAGAACAGCAGAAAAGAATTGAATTGCAACTAAAAGATAGTCAAACTAAGTTAATAGATAAAGTTAAAGAAAATCAGTTATGTCGAGCTGAAGTTGATAAGTTAAGTCTCACATCTTGCATCCCATTTGGAGATTCAGATGTTCATCAACTCAAAGTTTCTGGCATAGGTTTCTTCGATGTTTTATGCGATAGTCAGTTAGCTGGACCTGGATGGATTGTAATACAACAACGAGTTGGGGGAAATGAGGATTTCAATAGGGATTGGGCAACGTATCGCAAAGGTTTCGGTTCTTATAAGAATGATTTCTTCCTGGGACTCGAGAAAATACATCGTATCACCAGTTTGCAGCGATTCGaactttacatacatttggttGCTGTGAATGGAAGTACCTACAACGCTCGTTATGACGAGTTCAAAATATCTGATGAACACAGTGGATATAAACTGAGTTTGGGTAAATTCGATGGAACTATTAATGGGGATGCGATGAGAGTCAGCGAAAACATGAAATTCTCAACATTCGATCGCGACAACGACATTGGTTTCGGTAATTGCGCGGTATATTGGGGAAGTGGCTGGTGGTACAGGATTTGTTATGATtggtaaatattgcaaattgttatttttgatgaaatacacataattattgatttttgttttttcttatgcagtaatttaaatgcacaatATAGGCGAGATCTATATTGGTGggcgaaaaataaaatcgaactTAAAGAAGCTAAGATGCTAATTCGCCCCAAAGAAGCGATGAAGAAGTGAGCAATTGAAGAGCTTAAATTCTCTCAATTATgtaatcatttatatataattggttgattaaaattttgcgttctaaataaaataacgaTCGACTATATAATGCagcgatttatttttaaagttgaaaaaaatagttttttttttgtatttttttgttctctaGGTGCTTTCAatagaaatgcaaatatttaaaagtaagtAAACTTATGATTATCGTGCATATATGTTTATTGAatcgaatatttaattaaagtaattatttaaaattaaagtattatagTAATTAAAGTATAATCgaaattaaagtattatatGATATACACATATTCGATTCTTAACTAAACATTCAATAAAcagattaaattaataaactcgTTGATGTAGCAGCAtctaatcaatttaataaaattttcattaaattgagAAGATCAGACAATATTCTCTTCTGTTGACCCGATGAGAGTGTCTATCTCTTATTATTAAAGTGTTAATATAAAAGCAATCGAATGGTggattgtttttttattaacacAGATTAAATGTTCCGATTTAATTGTAGATTTAAGTGCATTATTCCGTTCCATATGCTTCTTCCTTGAGTGCATTGAagtttaatgaattaaattctgaTCGTTTGGGAAAGTATTATGCAGTTTTATTAGATGAATATAACAGCAAAGTACTTAAAGGGGAAACGATTTGCAATATTGTCAAAATATAGTTGAGAAATTagaattcaaaacaaaatgttattgtCAATATAGAAAAGGGATTAGCAGATAAATTCACCCAACTTAGAAACTCTTCATTCTAGTTTAATTGaaagaaatcaaatcgaaattgaaaaaaaatcaatcaaaaaatgGAGTTGCAATTAGAGGAGAAGCGAACTATGTTAATAGAGAAAGATGAAGTTATTAAGTAATGTCAATCTGAAATTAATTACATCGGACATCAGAAAATATCAGAGAACAGCAGAAAACAAtcgaattgcaattaaaagacTGTCAAGACAtgttaataaagaaaaataaagagtTGAATTTGCTACATTGAATAAGTCTTTACTCAATTTTATTATCCCATCAAGTTGCTCTCTTTTTGAGTGTGGGTAAACGATGAAAGCATAAAATTCACAACATTCGGTTGCGACAACGATTTGGGCAAGtggcaaattaataatttcaatttaaaaaagggAGCTGGTATCTTAGAGTCGTGCATACCCGAGCGTAGATTACTTACTTGTTTAAGATTAagattgatttgtttttcaatGTCCAATTTGAAGAAGCGGATTGTGTGTTGGAAGTGATGTTTATTGGATAGAAAAGTGGTAAACTAGATATACAAATTGGATTGTAATAGACTTAATTTTACATCTGgcgatatatttataatatataatagaaaTTGCCGCTCTCGAActgtctccgtctctctctctctctctctctctgtctctctcttgcaTTCCCATTGCGCTCTCAGTCTTACTTTAGTTGGCCGCCGTTTCTCCATTTCCCTGCACATGCAATATCATCTCGAAGGGATCCCATTCCAGATCCGATTCGTGCTTAACCCGACGCCTGCCGCCGCCAACGCCCGCAACCAGCggatgatgaagatgatgatgatggtgatgattaTGATGCGGATGCAGATGCAGTGCCCCATGATGTGGCAACTGATGCTGCACTAGTCCAATTGGCATGTCTTGAGCATGCTCCGCTAAACCTGGCGGTCGATAAATCTGCAAATGCTGCGACTGTTGCGCCAGTTGATGATGCGATTGCGGATGAggttgggattgggattgggattgagGATGCGGATGGGTTTGGGTTTGTGTTTgcggatgttgttgttgctgttcgctAACCATCTCCTGGATATGTTCGCGAGTCTGCTCCCGCTCGTCCACCTTGCGCAGCAGCATGTCTCGCATAAAGGACATGCGCTCAAAGTGCTCCCAGTTGGAGCGGAATCCCTGCTGTCCGTACTGCGCATGACGCTCCTTCTGCAGCTCATCGACGTAACGCTGCTTTATGATCGACCAGCGCGTCTGCATGAGAGCTGCAATAAATGAATTATCTGTTAAGTGCACGACGAATCGAAGCAAACTTTAAATGCTGATCATAAAGTTGCAGATGAGAATATTCCGAAAAAATTCacgaaattttatatttaaaatgattttcagcttttaaatatacacaaatagTTGGTGCAAATATCTCATATATCATCTGAAAAGTATCTTCAATACTTACTGGGCGTCAATCCCATTTCGTGAGCCGCCTCCTTCCACACGGCAGAGGTGCGACTTTGTCCCTGACCTTTCTCGCTACGCTGGCGACCCGCCCAGAGCGAGGGGCGCGCCTTGATCGCATCGATGATGCGACCCCGCATGCTATTGTGCAACGAACTGGGGCGCCCCAATTTGCGCGAGGGCGTCGCAGTTgctgtgggcgtgggcgtggttGTTGCCTCCACGGTGACAGCAGCCGGTGGCACCAGCCCGGTGAAAGCCGTGTACGTCATGGCATGAGCAGGCGGTTGCTGGATCAGATGTGGCAACTCTGCGCTGACCGGAGGCGTTGAAGGTTGCGTCTGCAACCAGCTGAAGCTGCCGCTTGGACGACCCCGTCCATGTGTGGCACTGGGCAATGGCGGTGGCAAAGCCAGCGGCAGTGGCAACGTTGATGGCGTTGATCCTTCTGCATGCAACGTTGTCTCGGCGTTGGCAGGCGATGCGTTCGCTTCAGCGTTCACAGCTCCCGACTGGGCGCCCACAATTTTGGCAACAGTTATGTTGTACATAAATGACATTGGCTCAAAGTGCTCCCATTTGGTATTGAAGCGCTCCTTGTGCAGGATCTGGCGATGCACCAAGTTGTGATAATGATACTTCATTTGGCTCCAAATCGACTGCAATTTGACTGCTCGAGAGGAAAAGAATACGAGGGAAAAAAGTTCGTCATTACAAAGAAAGTTTCTTAAAGCTGCTAAAAGGATTTTATATGGTCAGTAGAAAATTGTCtctataaaatcaaatataagcTATGAAATCAACATTTTCAGCAGAAGActtcaaacaaaataaatttgaagacCGTTAAAGGTCAAAATATTTCTGGACATTTGtagaaaaatatcaaaaactCTCAAAACTTGCAGAGacacaacaatttttaattttacggaaaactatttaaaagaattataaactacaaaaaactattaaaagaattaactagataaaagaaaaacgaaacagAAGACTTTCTCCAATCTTTAAAAGTCcccaaatataataaataaaatattgttttaatgtttccttttttttgtggagcTTCTCTTCGCCTATAAAACTGGCATATAAAATACAGtagaatttttataataagaattaacaaaacaattcaaaccaaaatattttaaataatattgccATCAAATTCTTTAGGGAATtacgaaattaatttgaaattcggTAATATTCTtcatttaaatcatatttacaagttaatatagtatatgcaGATCCTTTTATAAGAATATAAGAAacctcaaaaatattttgaattgataTCTAATTGTACGTATCGGCAgtttactaaaaaaatatttgcttaaacttaaaaaaaaaatcaataatttgaattaactaaataaattaattacacattgcaaatatgtatttgcaaAAAGTTTGGTGTGCAGCAATCGACTCTTTACTGTAGCGCTAAAGATCTTCCTCATTGCTGCTGCACATTTACTGCATACACTTAACCCCATGAGCCAAAGTCCAATAGAACATTGCACAAAATGTGACACGACACGATGCGTGtgatgcatttattttttagtctCACGCACGTAAGCAAAGCATAAAGCCAAATGTACATGTTGGACAGAGagtaagagatagagagcaaGACAGAAcgcgaaagagagagcgcaaaagcaaaacaataacaaattgacCACAGGCCGAACTTGcactcagctgctgctgtggctgctatTGCGATCTCTGTCGCACTCACCTGTAGGCACATGGCCGCCAAACTGTTCGGCGATCTCGTTCCACATGGGCGAAGTAACGCTGCGGCACAAGTGCAGCTTGTTGTTGGAGTCCCAAATCTCTGGATACTTTTTGATGGCCTTCAACAGCTGAGCACGATTCACGAAGGGATCCTCCTTGGGCATGGCGACAGGATGTGGATTCgaatgtggatgtggatgtggatgcgaTGTGGAACTGGAGGCGATGatagcgacggcgacgacgacgacggcggcagcggcagcggagCACAACTGCGTCCTTTGACATCAATTATCGGCGAATAACTGAAAGTAGAGTTTGCAAAATATGcgaattgaaaatgaaaaggcaAAGCGATTGAGGAAAATAGAGAAAACGATGACGACGTCGgggcaacgacgacgacgacgattgttggttgttgttgttgtcgttgttgctgctgctgttgttgttggggcgCAGCGATGCCGAGAGATTGGAAAGCAATGTATAGCAGCAGAGGCAAAAGCAGCGCAAAAGCGGCGAAAGCGCACACGAGATGAGATACACAAAATGCAAGCGAGAAGAGAGAACAGACAGAATgcgcaaaaaaaagcagcaacagttcgGCAGCAGCGACGCCTCAGCTTTacagtctgtgtgtgtgtgtatgtgtgtaaggTGATGATGGGGGATTGGCGGGGGCGATGTCGGTGGAGACCGCTGTTGTGTGTTCCccgcacaaacacacgcacactcacacacacacaaagatgaggcgacaaccaacaaaacaGACAAAGGCAACGAAACTAAAGAGACAAAACAACGGCAAACAGAGGCCGCACCAGCGacgcagcagagcagcagcgaACCTTATGgaagaaacagaaaccgaGCGAGCTGCAAAAAAAGCTacacaaaatacatacaaacacacctacaaaaaaaaaacaagaataaaagcagcaaaatgAACCAAAAGCAGAATGAAGAAAAAAgccaagaaaaaaataaaacgagacattgaagcaaaggcaaagcaaatgaTGGCAGCCCGCAAAAGAAAGGCAAcgataaacaacaacaacgacaacggcaacgatgacgccgacgtcaacgtcaatgTCTACGTTGGAGCCCACTTGCATGTGTTTGAGCACTGCGAGAAATGCAGTCGACacaaataatgaatattttccACGAGATTTGGAAAAGTTATAACTAGATATTATTAGTTTAAATTGTTAAGGTAACATCATTaaacacatatatgtataataaattattttgctttaacaTCAAATGGTCTGACGTATTCTCTCAGTGTATAAATGACTTtctgtacatatatatgtatgtacatatatgtacctGTGTtgctgtatgtatgtgtgtgtgtgtgtgtgagtgtgtgtgtacatgttTGCCACAGCCTCGTCGAAATGTTGAAGGTGGCAACGTGGCAGCAACATCGGCTTGGAGCAGGCGAGTCGGGCCGCATTAGAAGcggagagcagcagcaacttgtgCTGGCTGCCGCTCTCCGCGAAAGCGAATGCGAAAcaaaagagcagcagcaaacagcgaTGAGTGCTGAGCAAAATGCAGCGCCAAATGCACGATGACCgatgcgacgacgacaacaccGACAGCGACTACGACAGAggcagagatagagatagaggcAGCGAACAGGCCGTAGCCACAGACGCAGCTAAgtctataacaacaacaagagcaacaacaacaagagcaccACTGCCTAGCGACTGACGAAATGGGTAAAGGTAGCCGAGAAGGAGAGGGAAGGTGCGAAGAGGGTATTCGGTTGCTCGGCCAGTTGGTCGTTTTGGGGACTACGTGCAATGAACCCATTTCGCAGCCACTACTATACACTTACACTTACAACTacaattgcacacacacacacacatggcacGCACAGCGTTGTGCTGGTATTGGTGCCGAGTGCACCCACTgccaacgacgacaacaacaacgaataacagcagcaaaagtagGCGAGAAATCATCCAACAGTTTAGCCAATGCAATAGGGTGACTCACAATGCAGTAGGGTGTCCACAAATGAAGCCTAATATGAAAAATTTCATATGCGTAGTAGTAGTAAGATCTTTGtatatcaaaatgaaataaaattcgtTTTAAGTCTAGGTTGTATAATTGTTTTAAGTATTGTAGCTCAGTCACAAATCAAAGAAATACAATATCACAAGTGATAtttctttagtattttaggtataatttttttaatgacaacaatttaatatacgtTTCATAACCATACCAAATAAATCAGATATTcttgaattttacatttaaattcaacttacAACtagtattataaataacaaataataataatgtttaaatattaatccTTTTTATGTTTACCAAAAAATTGACTGAGGGTTGCACAAAtcaaagtatttcatttttatattatataccgcctaaaatatattttacaaaaagtACTCTACTTTATTACTGTAATTTAGATaacttaaaa encodes the following:
- the LOC133845018 gene encoding fibrinogen-like protein 1 isoform X1; protein product: MCKIKIKTVLFLTVLEIYLVATTAFEETCESDRQMEEMCSIHNYKTVKPLLDYFRQVRNELEQSESKEKHLNELNSDLMEKYHEIVRIHEKFMKEAALLDEYKNEVIKGKNDLKSCQNKVDKFESEINSKQNIIVKLEGKLTEKSTNLEICQVQLKSLKSSLIDKDEKIKRISDNIQNNTEHQKTLEVQLEKSKSKLIKQDEDIQLCQSKIDTLNRTSENIREQQKRIELQLKDSQTKLIDKVKENQLCRAEVDKLSLTSCIPFGDSDVHQLKVSGIGFFDVLCDSQLAGPGWIVIQQRVGGNEDFNRDWATYRKGFGSYKNDFFLGLEKIHRITSLQRFELYIHLVAVNGSTYNARYDEFKISDEHSGYKLSLGKFDGTINGDAMRVSENMKFSTFDRDNDIGFGNCAVYWGSGWWYRICYDCNLNAQYRRDLYWWAKNKIELKEAKMLIRPKEAMKK
- the LOC133842185 gene encoding myb-like protein Q; its protein translation is MPKEDPFVNRAQLLKAIKKYPEIWDSNNKLHLCRSVTSPMWNEIAEQFGGHVPTVKLQSIWSQMKYHYHNLVHRQILHKERFNTKWEHFEPMSFMYNITVAKIVGAQSGAVNAEANASPANAETTLHAEGSTPSTLPLPLALPPPLPSATHGRGRPSGSFSWLQTQPSTPPVSAELPHLIQQPPAHAMTYTAFTGLVPPAAVTVEATTTPTPTATATPSRKLGRPSSLHNSMRGRIIDAIKARPSLWAGRQRSEKGQGQSRTSAVWKEAAHEMGLTPTLMQTRWSIIKQRYVDELQKERHAQYGQQGFRSNWEHFERMSFMRDMLLRKVDEREQTREHIQEMVSEQQQQHPQTQTQTHPHPQSQSQSQPHPQSHHQLAQQSQHLQIYRPPGLAEHAQDMPIGLVQHQLPHHGALHLHPHHNHHHHHHLHHPLVAGVGGGRRRVKHESDLEWDPFEMILHVQGNGETAAN